In the Sus scrofa isolate TJ Tabasco breed Duroc chromosome 6, Sscrofa11.1, whole genome shotgun sequence genome, one interval contains:
- the DACT3 gene encoding dapper homolog 3, whose amino-acid sequence MQIRRGWAAQWTGAYADETVTAGPAGGRAGCWGGEVGPGEGWPRGPAGLGRGAAAMIRAFSFPVSPERGRLRGWLEGSLAGLCELHWLRERQEYRVQQALRLAQPGMGGAEAEDEEDADEDEDAAAARRAAAALEEQLEALPGLIWDLGQQLGDLSLESGGLEQESGRSSGFYEDPSSTGGPDSPPSTFCGDSGFSGSGSYGRLGPSEPRGIYASERPKSLGDASPSAPEAVGPRAAVPRSFSAPYPSAAGSAGPEACSSAERRARAGPFLTPSPLHAVALRSPRPCGRPPPDSPDAAGAGRPLDGYISALLRRRRRRGAGQPRTSPGGADGGPRRQNSVRQRPPDASPPPGGARPAPEPPVERAGGRPASPAPLGRAWASPWESEAAPELAAPPVVPSPPDSPAEGRLVKAQYIPGAQAATRGLPGRAARRKPPPLTRGRSVEQSPPRERPRAAGRRGRMTESSGRRGSPRARKASRSQSETSLLGRATAVPPGPPKYPTAEREDPRPPRPRRGPAPTLAAQAAGSCRRWRSTAEIDAADGRRGRPRGPAARGPGPGPSPSAPQRRLLYGCAGSDSECSAGRLGPLGRRGPTGGVGGGYGESESSASEGESPAFSSASSDSDGSGGLVWPQQLVAATAASGPVGGAGGGAPAGPAKVFVKIKASHALKKKILRFRSGSLKVMTTV is encoded by the exons ATGCAGATAAGGCGCGGGTGGGCGGCCCAATGGACGGGCGCCTATGCAGATGAGACGGTGACAGCCGGGccagcgggcgggcgggcgggctgtTGGGGCGGGGAGGTGGGACCGGGAGAGGGGTGGCCGCGGGGCCCGGccgggctggggcggggggccgCAGCCATGATCCGGGCCTTCTCGTTCCCGGTGAGCCCCGAACGGGGTCGGCTGCGGGGCTGGCTGGAGGGCAGCCTGGCCGGGCTCTGCGAGTTACACTGGCTCCGGGAGAGGCAGGAGTACCGCGTGCAGCAGGCGCTGCGGCTGGCCCAGCCCGGAATGGGGGGCGCCGAGGCCGAGGACGAGGAGGACGCCGACGAGGACGAAGATGCGGCGGCGGCGCGCCGGGctgcagcagccctggaagagCAGCTG GAGGCCTTACCCGGGCTCATCTGGGACCTGGGCCAGCAGCTGGGAGACCTGAGCCTGGAGTCTGGGGGCCTGGAGCAGGAGAGCGGGCGCAGCTCAG GCTTCTATGAAGACCCCAGCTCCACAGGAGGTCCAGACTCACCACCTTCGACCTTCTGTGGGGACAGTGGCTTCTCCGGATCTGGCTCCTATGGACGCCTGGGTCCCTCTGAACCCCGGGGCATCTATGCCAGTGAGAGGCCCAAGTCTCTAG GAGACGCCAGTCCCAGCGCACCCGAGGCGGTGGGCCCTCGGGCGGCCGTGCCGCGGTCCTTCTCGGCGCCCTACCCATCGGCAGCGGGGTCTGCGGGCCCGGAGGCCTGCTCCTCCGCCGAGCGGCGGGCCCGCGCGGGGCCTTTCCTGACGCCCAGCCCCCTGCACGCCGTGGCCCTGCGCAGCCCGCGGCCTTGCGGCCGCCCGCCCCCCGACTCGCCGGATGCGGCGGGCGCGGGGCGGCCCCTGGACGGCTACATCTCGGCGCTCCTGCGCAGGCGCCGCCGCCGGGGGGCGGGCCAGCCCCGGACAAGTCCCGGGGGCGCGGACGGGGGCCCGCGGCGCCAGAACAGCGTGCGCCAGCGGCCTCCCGACGCGTCCCCGCCCCCCGGAGGCGCGCGGCCCGCGCCCGAGCCCCCGGTGGAGCGCGCGGGGGGCCGTCCCGCCAGCCCGGCCCCCTTGGGCCGCGCGTGGGCCTCACCGTGGGAGTCGGAGGCGGCCCCCGAACTCGCCGCGCCGCCCGTTGTCCCCTCGCCCCCTGACAGCCCGGCGGAGGGTCGCCTGGTGAAGGCGCAGTACATCCCGGGAGCACAGGCCGCCACCCGCGGCCTCCCCGGCCGCGCGGCGCGCCGCAAACCGCCCCCACTGACCCGGGGCCGCAGTGTGGAGCAGTCCCCACCTCGGGAGCGTCCCCGGGCTGCGGGCCGCCGCGGACGCATGACCGAGAGCTCGGGCCGCCGGGGCTCACCCAGGGCTCGCAAGGCCTCGCGCTCCCAGTCGGAGACCAGCCTTCTGGGCCGCGCCACAGCGGTTCCTCCCGGCCCCCCCAAGTACCCTACAGCCGAACGAGAAGACCCTCGGCCGCCGCGGCCCCGCCGCGGTCCAGCTCCCACGCTCGCGGCCCAGGCCGCAGGGTCCTGCCGCCGCTGGCGCTCCACCGCTGAAATCGACGCTGCCGATGGTCGCCGAGGCCGGCCCCGCGGCCCTGCCGCCCGAGGCCCGGGGCCCGGCCCATCCCCGTCAGCTCCTCAGCGCCGTCTGCTCTACGGCTGCGCGGGCAGCGACTCAGAGTGCTCGGCCGGGCGCCTGGGGCCCCTCGGACGCCGGGGCCCGACCGGCGGTGTCGGCGGCGGCTACGGGGAGAGTGAATCGAGCGCCAGCGAGGGGGAGTCGCCTGCCTTCAGCTCCGCATCCAGCGACTCTGATGGCAGCGGTGGCCTCGTGTGGCCGCAGCAGCTGGTGGCAGCCACCGCGGCCTCCGGGCCAGTGGGTGGTGCAGGTGGAGGGGCGCCCGCGGGCCCCGCCAAAGTCTTTGTGAAGATCAAGGCTTCCCACGCGCTCAAGAAGAAGATACTGCGTTTCCGTTCGGGTTCTCTCAAGGTCATGACTACAGTGTGA